The Streptococcus sp. 29896 genome includes a region encoding these proteins:
- a CDS encoding ABC transporter ATP-binding protein, which produces MLKVVDVCKRYGTHQVLSYVSFELQAGNLVALVGPNGVGKSTLLNIISNTDTADRGSVTINGRPNSDRAIFQDMSVMLDAQALYPQLTGYDHLTYVAATHKLGKKEVAALVEELGMGYYVKKRVAGYSMGMKQKLLFAMAVLPKPKLLLLDEPHIGLDPTNIIQQREFLLNLQAEGVAILLSSHHLSEIEKLTNQVYFLKASKLIATEVELTADYDYHLVVENSKQVQEFLRDYPQLLWKKAEQGLVEIFLPERDLLDCLDCIPIQQVAGLTKASDYMESLYRDLYVEEGGEET; this is translated from the coding sequence ATGCTAAAAGTAGTCGATGTCTGTAAGCGATACGGTACCCACCAGGTCTTGTCCTATGTGTCCTTTGAGTTGCAAGCGGGGAACTTGGTTGCCCTAGTAGGTCCCAATGGTGTGGGAAAATCCACCCTCCTAAATATCATCAGCAATACAGATACCGCTGACCGTGGGTCGGTAACCATCAATGGTCGGCCCAATAGTGACCGAGCGATTTTTCAGGACATGTCTGTCATGTTGGATGCTCAAGCTCTTTATCCACAGTTGACGGGTTATGACCATCTGACCTATGTGGCTGCGACCCACAAGTTGGGGAAAAAGGAAGTGGCTGCGTTGGTGGAAGAATTGGGGATGGGCTACTATGTCAAAAAGCGGGTGGCTGGTTATTCCATGGGTATGAAGCAGAAGCTGCTCTTTGCCATGGCTGTCCTTCCCAAGCCCAAGCTCTTGTTGCTGGATGAACCCCATATCGGCTTGGACCCGACCAATATCATTCAACAGCGGGAATTTCTTCTGAATCTACAGGCAGAAGGGGTTGCTATTTTGCTTTCTTCCCACCATTTGTCGGAGATTGAGAAGCTGACCAATCAGGTTTATTTTCTCAAGGCCAGCAAGTTGATTGCCACAGAAGTGGAGTTGACGGCGGATTATGATTACCATCTTGTTGTGGAAAACTCCAAACAGGTTCAGGAATTTTTACGGGATTATCCTCAACTCTTGTGGAAAAAGGCAGAGCAGGGTCTGGTGGAAATCTTCTTGCCCGAGCGAGATTTACTAGACTGTTTGGATTGTATTCCCATCCAGCAAGTGGCTGGCCTTACAAAAGCCAGCGACTATATGGAATCCCTCTATCGAGATCTCTATGTGGAGGAAGGTGGTGAGGAGACATGA
- a CDS encoding GlsB/YeaQ/YmgE family stress response membrane protein yields MLSSIIAGAIIGLIAGALTSSDDRRGCLGNIILGLAGSWIGQLLFGDWGPQFAGMALVPSVFGAVLLVALFGRRNS; encoded by the coding sequence ATGTTATCAAGTATTATCGCAGGAGCCATTATTGGCTTAATTGCAGGTGCTCTTACTTCGTCAGATGACCGTCGTGGTTGTCTGGGGAATATTATCCTTGGACTTGCTGGTTCGTGGATTGGACAGTTGCTCTTTGGTGATTGGGGACCACAATTTGCTGGCATGGCCCTGGTACCGTCAGTCTTTGGAGCGGTATTGTTGGTGGCTCTCTTTGGTCGAAGAAATTCCTAA
- a CDS encoding aminopeptidase codes for MVLPNFKENLAKYAKLLVSTGINVQPGHTVQLTIGVEQAELARLIVKEAYAHGAAEVLVNWLDDVIARERLVNVDVELLEQVHPQRITEMNYLLERKASRLVVLSEDPGAYDGVDPEKLSRNARALSQALQPMRQATQANKVSWTLGAASGLEWAKKVFPNAASDEEAVDLLWDQIFKTCRIYEEDPIKAWEEHEARLVAKAKVLNDEQFVKLHYTAPGTDLVLGMPKNHLWEAAGSVNAQGEHFIANMPTEEVFTAPDYRVADGYVTSTKPLSYNGNIIEGIKVTFKDGEIVDVTAEKGDEVMKKLVFDNAGARGLGEVALVPDKSPISQSGVTFFNTLFDENASNHLAIGQAYAFSIEGGTEMSQEELKEAGLNRSDVHVDFMIGSNKMNIDGIREDGTRVPIFRDGEWAI; via the coding sequence ATGGTATTACCAAATTTTAAAGAAAATCTCGCTAAATATGCTAAACTTTTGGTTTCAACAGGTATCAATGTGCAGCCTGGTCACACGGTTCAATTGACTATCGGTGTGGAACAGGCTGAATTGGCTCGTTTGATTGTGAAGGAAGCTTATGCGCACGGTGCGGCTGAAGTCTTGGTCAACTGGTTGGACGATGTGATTGCGCGTGAACGTCTGGTCAATGTAGATGTGGAACTCTTGGAACAAGTTCATCCACAACGCATTACAGAAATGAACTACCTCTTGGAGCGCAAGGCAAGCCGTTTGGTGGTCTTGTCTGAAGATCCAGGAGCTTACGACGGTGTGGATCCAGAGAAATTGTCTCGTAACGCTCGTGCACTCAGTCAAGCTTTGCAGCCAATGCGTCAAGCAACGCAAGCTAACAAGGTTAGTTGGACACTTGGTGCAGCCTCTGGTTTGGAATGGGCTAAAAAAGTCTTTCCAAATGCAGCGTCTGACGAAGAGGCAGTGGACCTCCTTTGGGATCAAATCTTCAAGACTTGCCGTATCTACGAGGAAGATCCAATCAAGGCTTGGGAAGAGCACGAGGCACGCTTGGTGGCTAAGGCTAAGGTCCTTAACGACGAGCAGTTTGTCAAATTGCACTACACAGCACCAGGAACTGACCTCGTTCTTGGTATGCCGAAGAATCACTTGTGGGAAGCGGCTGGTTCGGTCAATGCCCAAGGTGAACACTTTATTGCCAACATGCCAACAGAAGAGGTCTTCACAGCACCTGATTACCGTGTGGCAGATGGCTATGTAACGTCTACAAAACCACTCAGCTATAATGGTAACATCATCGAAGGCATCAAAGTAACCTTCAAAGATGGTGAAATCGTGGATGTAACGGCTGAAAAAGGCGACGAAGTCATGAAGAAATTGGTCTTTGACAATGCCGGTGCACGCGGTCTCGGTGAAGTTGCCCTTGTGCCAGACAAGAGCCCAATCTCTCAATCAGGTGTGACTTTCTTCAACACTCTCTTTGATGAAAATGCCTCAAACCACTTGGCGATTGGTCAAGCCTATGCCTTCTCTATCGAAGGTGGTACAGAAATGAGCCAGGAAGAGCTGAAAGAAGCTGGTCTCAACCGCTCAGATGTCCATGTGGACTTCATGATTGGTTCTAACAAGATGAACATTGACGGTATCCGTGAAGACGGTACTCGTGTACCAATCTTCCGCGACGGCGAGTGGGCTATCTAA
- a CDS encoding nitroreductase family protein — protein sequence MSDFAKLQETRRSIYALGKELPVSNEEVVALVEKAMKESPSAFNSQSSRAVVLFGAESDAFWNEIAYSELEKVTPADAFEGTKGRLAGFAAGAGTILFFEDQDVVKGLQESFPLYAENFPIWSEQAHGINLYAVWLAFAEKNIGMNVQHYNPLVDAQVAEKYGIPANWKLRAQAPFGSIAAPAADKEYMADSDRVKVFGN from the coding sequence ATGTCAGACTTTGCAAAACTTCAAGAAACTCGTCGTTCTATCTATGCACTTGGTAAAGAATTGCCAGTATCAAACGAAGAAGTAGTAGCGCTTGTAGAAAAAGCTATGAAAGAATCTCCATCAGCTTTCAACTCACAATCAAGCCGTGCCGTTGTGCTTTTCGGTGCTGAATCAGACGCTTTTTGGAATGAAATTGCCTACAGCGAATTAGAAAAAGTAACGCCAGCAGACGCTTTTGAAGGCACAAAAGGTCGTTTGGCAGGCTTTGCGGCTGGTGCTGGTACTATCTTGTTCTTCGAAGACCAAGATGTGGTGAAAGGTTTGCAAGAAAGCTTCCCACTTTACGCTGAAAACTTCCCAATCTGGTCTGAGCAAGCTCACGGTATCAACTTGTACGCGGTGTGGTTGGCTTTTGCTGAGAAAAATATCGGCATGAACGTACAACACTACAACCCACTGGTTGATGCACAAGTTGCTGAAAAATACGGTATCCCAGCTAACTGGAAACTCCGTGCCCAAGCGCCATTCGGTAGCATTGCAGCTCCAGCAGCAGATAAAGAATACATGGCGGATAGTGACCGTGTAAAAGTTTTTGGTAACTAA